AATGAGATGACAGAACTGATTTGTATTTTTAGATTCCAAAAATCTACTAGAGACAAACAGTACCAAATGGAAGTACTGAATTATCTGAATCAACTCAatcgcaaaaaagaaagaattatCTGAACCATGGATAGTAGTACCAAAACCGATGATTTCCATATCAACCCTGAGTGTGAATATGTGACTTATGAAATGATAATTTCCCAGAAACAAACTAGCTTCAGACCATCTTTAGCTTCTGTGCAGAGTGATAAATCCACAAGGTAAAAAAAACTCGCAGAACAGTTTCCGTTTAACTACTTTTACTTATCTAGAACAGTTTCCAGACAACTCTCAGAAATCAGTCCTAACAGAGCATATCATTGTTTTACCAACCACAAGTAGATCAGCACTGCAgtaaaacaaaacccaagacATGATGCCCATGCAGAAATAGCATCTACCAACATATGTGTATTTATTGCCAAATGTCAGAACAAATTCAAGACTCTGAAAGGCTGAAATTAGATCAGTGAACTGATATGGTTATTAGGTTCCAAAATTTCTACTAGAGGAAAATTGATGAAACCAAAAATAGTAAATCTGAATCAACAACAGTAGTATAAAACCAATAATTTCCTTTATGTGACCAATAATTCATGAAATGATCCCCCTCTCAATAACCAACTAGTTCCAGATTGTTTTCTAGCATCTGTACTTCAACTTCATTACAACAGTGCAACAGTTTCAGACAAGTCCTAACAGAAGCATATTAGTAAAAGTTCCAGGATAGAACAGTTTCAGTAAACTGATTCTCAGACTATAACAGCTTAAGTAAACTGTTTCTCAAGCACAATCAGATTAAAGCTCCACTGAAATAAGACCCAAAGCATAATTTCCGTGCAGCAATAGGATAAATACACCGACATCTGCAAATGGAGAACAGTAGGGAGTTGGGGGAATGTCATGTAGAGCGTCTCACCAGGCGTCCCGGAGACGATGATGACGATGTAGACGGTGTCGCCGTGGCCCTCGCGGGGCATGTTGACGAGCACGGGCGTGAGCCGCCCTTGGCGGCCCGCTTGGATGCACATGACGAAGTCCACGTCGGTGATGCCCGTACGGCTGGCCAACTCGTTCCTCAGGGTGCCCACCGAGTTCCCCCTGAACTGGATCGTGGTCCAGGCGTTCGCCTGTTGGTTGTAGCTCCCGTCCTCGGCTGCCCTGACGTACTTGATCAGCCGCCACGGCGGCAGCTCGCGCCCTAACATGAGGCCGAAGTTGCTGGGGACGGGTTCCTGCAATTGAACTCCGAAATTGAtctcgagaagaagaaaatgcgCTCAAGAAATAGTTCCTAAAGCGAAGCAAATGCGGAGGCGCAGAGAAGCCAGGAAACAGAGGAGGCAAGGTGCCAATAATTGATCCCAGGAGAGTGAAATTCACACGAGTAGCAATTCCTAGGGTTAAACTCCGATCGATGCAGACTAAAGACAACCCAATTCGCTCAATCGATTGTTTCTCACATCAAAAGGGCCTGGAATGCCAGGAAAGCCCTGGCTGAGCGGGATGAGCTCCACGACCCAGTGGGTCATCGTGCTGCGGTTCTTGCGGTGGACGGTGACCTTATCTTTCCAGTAGCGGTACTTCCCGCTGCCGCGGAGGTAGCGGAACTTCCCGTCGGCTTCGACGTGGCGGAGCTGGACGTCCTCCTTGGACCCGGACATGACGGCCTCCCACCTGACGGACTCATCCCCCTCGAAATCGTAGCACTCGAGCAGCTTGGTGCTGAAGCCGCGGTGGCCTCGCGGCGCCTTCTTGTtggtggcggcgaggtagCGGCCGTAGGCGGCGCTGTGCAGGAGCAGGCGCACGCCGTCGCGCCCGTTGTCCAGGTGCACGGCCCACGCGGCGTTCACCGACCTCCGGTCCCGGTTGAGGCAGACGTCCATCCCGTCGCTGGTGGCGTGGAGGTACCATCCCTGCTCGCGGCTGCGCAGCCGCACGTGACGCCGGTCGGGGAACCGGTCCATCGGTCGCCGGTTGCTGCTCCTGCAGAGAAGAGCAGAAGGGGGAGGGAGATTCGCGgtggagagagggaggaagggagggaggATTGGAGGAAGAGGTGGGGAAAGTGGGATGGGTTCTTctaggagctccggcgaggggGAGAAGACAGGCTGTTGCCTGCTGGTTGAGAGTTGAGACGGTTACGTTCGGGCGCCAAGAGAAGGCGTGGGGATTTGGGGATGGATTTCAATTTCAAGGTCGCCGTGCGGGCTTCCGGTAGCACGGAATGAACTTGCGGGCCAAGGAAAAGGATAACAGGGCCAGTAAGATGACAGCTGGCCCATCTCGAAACCTGACTCCAGATTCCAGAACGGCTAACCGCGGTAGGCCCATTACCATCGGAGAGTagttcgctcaaaaaaaaaaaaacggagagtagattccaaaagaaaaaaaaaacaatgaagaATGGACACAGATTTATCCGGAGGCTGAGTAAGTCGAAGAAATTTCACCGATCACCCGAAGTAATCATCTGAACCAGCTATCCCAGGATGGCAGCACAGAAGAAATCCAAGCAAAACAACTAGAAAGCGAAGGGGGTGAGCGGAGGAGGGCATTTTTACTCGCTACTCGGAACCGAGCAGATTACCTCCTGAAGCCCGTAAACACTAACGCTTTACGAGCCGAGCGGCCGAGTTTTGCTTGTTGATTTTTTCACATGTGTGTCTCGATCCAATCGAAGGCCCAGTTCGACACCCTCCCCTCCCGTATGGCACATTAGGCATTAGCCCGTTCATCCTTTGACCTCTTTCTCTCCCCCTCTCGTAGGCTTGACCTCGGAGCAGATTCGTCAAAGAAGAGTCAAGAGCGTGTCTGCTCTCCTTTCATTgttaacgagcttaacgagcgctcgcgagTATTAAGCGAACCGATCCGAACAGGCTTTAAATATCGTTAAGGTTAACGAGCCTAACGATCCGATCTTTTAACGAACCGAGCATGCTCGTTTGCCAAACACCATTAGGGGCTGTACCTAGAGATCCGCCATGTGGGCCGGACGGCTAGTGGGAGCAGCAAAGAGGGCTGACGGCGGAGATTCAGGGCGGAGCCAATAAGTTAGTTGGTGTGGCCAAAAACAGGTCCATGGCTGCAACCAGTCCATGACGAACACATTTGAGTGAAATGCACCGTTAGTCATCAAACTCGTGTTGCATGTTCAATTTGGTCCTCGTGCTTTGAAAACGCTCACCGAAAAAAAACCCGGTTCACTAGGATCCTATACGGTGGAGAGCTACATATTATGCAATGCTGAGGTGACATATGGGACCCACAAAAGTTTACACCATGAATCATTTCCCTTCCTTTCAtcttcccctcctccacctcttcatcttccccctgcggccgcctcgctcgcGCAAAGGCGTCTCTCCGCACGCTCGTCCAGCCCAGGTGCAGCTGGCTGCCCGCGTATCACCTCATGGAGGAACATCTGTCGCCTGCCCGGCAGCTGACACGTCACTCGTGGACCCCATTCCAGAGTTCGTATCTCTCTCGCGCAATTCCTTGCGAGCGCGAGACTGCGAGAGGTCCATTTTGGCGAGGCGACGTTGGGAACGCGCGAGTCGACGAGCTTCAATATGGTCCCGACGCAGAAGGCGCAGAAGCTTCTCCCTGCTCCTTCTTCTGCAGCCGGAGGCAGACGGATCGCTTTCGGTTACTCGAGTGCATGATTCAGTATGGTGCCAAGAAAGAGTTGGCTTCAGACAAAACATCGATATACTCATCCTAAAAGCTATCAGTACTAGCTTGCCTAGTTTGATGCGTCATGCGTGCAAGATTCATCCTGGTCTCTCGAGTTTTTGCTGTTCTGCTGAAACTGTAACTACAAGAACATTGGCGCGTGTCGGtgtcttctctttttctttcatgtcaaCCCAGTGTTACTCTGTAAAATTCAGTACGGGAGAATTTGTCAAATTCAGCGTAGTTCTTGCCGTTGAATTCGTGCAATCCAGTACGGGAGAGCAGTATTCATGCGGATTTTATCATAGataaaacaaaaccaaataaatcCTCAAAAGAACCGCTTCTATCTGAATGCATGAGAAAGCCTTGTTGAACATTTTTCAGCCAGAGTACAAAATTCTTTCCTGTTATTCGATTCGACTCAGAAACTCACAAGCACCACAACATCTGACATCAGAAGCTTCATCTAAGAAAAATGCAGCTAGAAACGACCAAGTAGTTGACAGACTAAGAGAAACCATTGTCACAACATATTTTTTCAGCCATTCCAGTTAATGCTTTCAACAGTTCTGAATTTTAGAACCGCGAGGCGAAACAAACAGGTTCCTCCTGTCAGGAGAACAAGATCAAGTTTAGCTAGCAAAAACACAAGGTCTGCTGAGTTTTTCTGAACCTATATCTCTACGCCAAAGTTCTGGATTCTCATGTTGTCGTGTTCGAGGTGGCGATACTTCTGAAGAGGTGGACTATGAGCGGCTGTCAGGAGTCCTGCTCTGATCTCATCTACTGCGGGTTGATATCTGGGTAGCGAAGCGCAGCTGCGCCTGAATTAGCAGAAAACAACGAGGTAGTTAGACCTTGTGCCTTCAAACTGTTGCAGAACATAAACAATCTTAATCTAAAAGTTTTGCAAAATTAACAAGACAGGTGATGTACAAAACCTGAAAACATCACAATGTGCAGGAACTATCTTTCGTGTACTATTGTAGGATACAATCTGAAATTTCTTCTACTCAATACATTTACAATAGGATAATTAAATAGATCAATGTCTGCTCTGTAAAGCTGGAATTAGATGACTGGGCTGATTTGTGTTCTAAGTATACAGCCTGAATTCAATTCATAGATTATTCAATGCATTTACGATATGCTAAATCAAATAGAAGCAATAGCTTATCTAATGAGATGACAGAACTGATTTGTGCTTTTAGGCTCCAAAATCTCTACTACAGGCAAACAGTACCAAATGCAAGAACTGAATTATCTGAATCAACTCAATCACAAAAAGTAGAATTACAGAGTAGTACCAAACCGACAATTTCCGTATCACGCTGGGTGTGAATATGTGACTTATGAAATGATTATTTTCCCAGTAACAAACTAGCTTCAGACCATCTCTTTTAGCTTTTGTATACAGGCTGATAAATCCATAAGGTAAAGAACTCGCAGGACAGTTTCCATTCAACTGCTTTTACTTATCTAGAACAGTTTTCAGAGAACTCACTGAATTCAGTCCCAAGTCCTAACAGAGCATATCATTGTTTTCTCAAGAAGTAGATTAGCACtctaataaaataaaacccaaGAGATCATGATCATGCAGAAATAGTATCTACCACATATGTGCATTTCTTGCCATAGGTTATAACAAATTCAACACTGAAACTAGATCACTGAACTGatacgattttttttagattccAAAATTTCCACTAGAGGCAAATAGCATGAAACCAGTATATCTGAATTAACAACAGTAGTATAAAACAAACAATAGGTTCCAAAATTTCTACTCGGAGCAAATAGCATGAAACCAACAACAGCAGATCTGAATCAACAACAGTAGTATGAAACTAATAATTTCCTTACGAAGGCTGACTGTGAATCATCTGTACTTTTACTTATAAAATTATTTCTCCCCAGCTAGTTCCAGATTATCTTTTAGCATCTGTACTTCAACTTGTTTACAACAGGGCAACAGTTTCATACAAGTCCCAACTCCTAACAGAAGCATATTAGTAAAAGTTTCAGGATATACACCTGTTTCAGTAAACTGTTTCTCAGACTAGAACAGCTTAAGTCCAAATATAATTTCCGCGCAGCAATAGGACAATATACCGACATTTGCAAAAGGAGTTCAGTAGGGAATTGAAGAGTGTTTCACCTGGCGTCCCGAAGGTGAAGACGACTATCTCGACAGTGTCGCCGTCGCCATCGCGAGGCAGGTCGACGAGCATCGGCGTGAGCCGTCCATGGCGGCCCGCTCGGACAAACATGATGATGTGGGTGTCGTTGGTGTGCAGAATGTCGGCTACCTCGTTCCTCAGGCGGAAGATGGAGTTCCCGGTGAACTGGAACATGGTCCAGTCGTTCACCTGTTGGTTGTGGCTCCCGTCGTCGGCTGCCTGCACGAACTGgatcagccgccgccgcggccgcggccgctggCGCCCGAACATGATGGCGAGGTTTCCGGGGACGGGTTCCTGCAGTTGAGTTGAAAAGAACCATGAAATTAAGTTAAGAAACAGGGGAGGCAAGAAGCCAATAACTGCTCCAAAGAAGCTCAAATTTGGCAAGAACAGAAGCATGAATTGCTCCCAGTCCCAGGTGAATGAAATTAACACGATTTGCAACCCCAGCGGTTAAACTGCGATGCAAATTAACGACACGAAGGAACCAAATTCACTCAATTCGGTAGGTTCCGCCTGGACCAATTCGAGGAAGCCGGCATGGAGAACTCACATTGATCGGATCTGGAATGCCAGGAAAGTGCGGAGTGAGCGGGATGGCCTCCACGTCCCAGTCCCAGTGCATCGTCGTGCCGCGGTCTTGGACTGTGACGCCGGTGTTCCAGGGGAGGTACCGCGTGCCGCCGGCGTTGAAGCGGAAGTATCTCCCGTTGGCGCTGAGGCAGCGCGTGCCGCCGACGTTGCGGAGCTGGAGGTAACCCCCACGCAAGACGCACTCCCGCAGGATGTTGTGGAGCTGGGCGGCGCGGTCGTAGTACTTGGTCAGCACGGTGCGGAAGCCGCCCTGGcaccacggcgccgcccagTCGGTGCCGGCGAGGTAGCGGCCGTAGGCGGCGCTCTGCAGGAGCACGTGCACGGGCTCTCCGGGGATCCCGTGCAAGACCCACGCGGCGTTCATGGACTCCCGGGTCCGCCGGAGGCAGACCCCCGTCCCGTCGGGGGTGGCGTGGAGGTACGCGTCGACCTGGCGGCTGCGCAGCCACACGTGCTGCGCGTCGCGGTCCATCGGGGTTCGCCGGTCTCCGCCGCAGAGAAGAGCAGAGACGGTGGGCGCTGCGCGGTGGAGAGAGAGGTGGGGAATTGGGGATGGGTTCTTCtcagggaagaagagaggaccGTTGGTTGGTTGAAACTGTTACGTTGGGGCGCCAAGGCGGAAGAGGTATTTCAAGGTCGCCGTGCGGGCTTCCGGTAGCACAGAATGGACTTGCGGGCCAAGGAAAAGGATAAGAGGCCCAGAATATGACAGTTGGCCCATCTTGAAACTGGACTCCAGAACGGCTAACCGAAGTAGGCCCATTGCAGATTGCAGCGTGCTGGCCTGCTGGGTAGCACCAACGGAGAGTAggtgcttaaaaaaaaagttgagtaaattacacaaaaccaccacattacgGGTTAGGGTTTAACACTGGTACCAGTTTGTGTTTTGGTTGCAAAAAAACCACCGGATTAGTCTAACCCCTCACTCGCTAGCGTCTAAACTCGTTTCTGACAGATATGGCCTACTGTCGGGCCAACGTGTCTTGCCAGCGTGGTGCCAACGTGGCAGAAGCTGAATCCCCCGCTAATATAACTATAAGGCAGGGGCAAaacgaaaaaacaaattttctttttttcctgtttCTTTTTCCTGGCCCTGTCGGCGGTGATGGTGAGCATGGCATGATGGTGAGCAGCGAGAGGATGagcaggaaggggaaggggagctGTGTggtggcggccatggccatggagaTGTAGAAGGCCTCTGCCCGTTGTTGCTGACCAAGAACCGGAGGGCGAGCTCGTAAGCCACGAAGATGGCGCCATTGACCACGAACGCGCGGGCCACAGCCGTGCCGAGCCCACACCACAACACCGGGAGCCCTTCCTCCCGGACGCTCTTCCTAAAGCAGTCAACGACGCCGCGGTACCGCACGTGCGCCGAGGCCGGTTGCGCCTGCCGTCGGGACTTGACCACGTCCAGCGGGTAGCAGCAAATCCAGCTGGCGACGCCCGCGAGGCCCCCTGACACGAGCATCGTGGCCAGGCAGCGGGGGCGAGCGGCGCAAGCAGGCGGCTCGCGCGGGCACGGGGAGAGCAGCGCGAGACGGGGCGAGCGAGCAGGCGCGGGGTGTCGGGGTCATGACCCCGGgcagggtcatgacgacacgctCTAGCTGAGATGACGACGACAAAGCCGGCATGGTCGAGTATGCCGGCATGGTCgagtatgccggcatcgtaaagccAAATTAAcgctaagccggcataccggGTGTATGCCGGCGCGACTATCttatcttatgagtttgcaggataaggacgagccaCTTGATCTCGGCAGGCATCGAGatccctcaacggtcttatcctgaccaggcggcgcaaagtaaagcagcgctatCATTACCACGGGAAAAGCAGTCGCCGCTTACGTAGCGGTGCCAGGCGATTGCACAAAacaagcaccgaaagagaatctctgacgggaGCCGGCAGAGGTCAGcggtacttgttgcagggtgTTAGGGAAAGTAaaattgtcttgtcccctacggtgtcacccggagggaaccaagccgcgttcccggcggggcccaaggaaggtgacgttagTATTccgcccgcatgtcagtgagACATGGACGGtctataaatagagcactactcCTGTGGAAAGAGGAGAGGAGCACTTAGGCATGTAGggttttcctcttcttcttct
This is a stretch of genomic DNA from Brachypodium distachyon strain Bd21 chromosome 1, Brachypodium_distachyon_v3.0, whole genome shotgun sequence. It encodes these proteins:
- the LOC112269988 gene encoding uncharacterized protein LOC112269988, which produces MDRDAQHVWLRSRQVDAYLHATPDGTGVCLRRTRESMNAAWVLHGIPGEPVHVLLQSAAYGRYLAGTDWAAPWCQGGFRTVLTKYYDRAAQLHNILRECVLRGGYLQLRNVGGTRCLSANGRYFRFNAGGTRYLPWNTGVTVQDRGTTMHWDWDVEAIPLTPHFPGIPDPINEPVPGNLAIMFGRQRPRPRRRLIQFVQAADDGSHNQQVNDWTMFQFTGNSIFRLRNEVADILHTNDTHIIMFVRAGRHGRLTPMLVDLPRDGDGDTVEIVVFTFGTPGAAALRYPDINPQ
- the LOC100823333 gene encoding uncharacterized protein LOC100823333, with protein sequence MDRFPDRRHVRLRSREQGWYLHATSDGMDVCLNRDRRSVNAAWAVHLDNGRDGVRLLLHSAAYGRYLAATNKKAPRGHRGFSTKLLECYDFEGDESVRWEAVMSGSKEDVQLRHVEADGKFRYLRGSGKYRYWKDKVTVHRKNRSTMTHWVVELIPLSQGFPGIPGPFDEPVPSNFGLMLGRELPPWRLIKYVRAAEDGSYNQQANAWTTIQFRGNSVGTLRNELASRTGITDVDFVMCIQAGRQGRLTPVLVNMPREGHGDTVYIVIIVSGTPGEAALRYPDINA